The Leishmania panamensis strain MHOM/PA/94/PSC-1 chromosome 32 sequence genome window below encodes:
- a CDS encoding NUDIX hydrolase dihydroneopterin triphosphate pyrophosphohydrolase/hydrolase, putative (TriTrypDB/GeneDB-style sysID: LpmP.32.1630), translating to MRKLVNEQTHLGKVESKIVIIRGKDGCAYRRSIQVFFMNESAEFLLCQPVGECNDKFLQTVQGGSEGEESPQETARRETWEEIGLNLEKDATFICEVRPPAAAMGEEGQAGETRNEANEIVSEHRSAFRYKSKTWAKQGIRGQELYPLLYFLGREKMQHINTHGWERGIRAEFRSVKWGMLAELVEKAPPSKKAVMKSVCSAVAAAAKSFVESCSSSTAGLPNVISEEPLVA from the coding sequence ATGAGGAAGCTGGTGAATGAGCAGACCCACCTCGGTAAGGTGGAGAGTAAAATAGTGATTATTCGCGGCAAAGACGGTTGTGCGTATCGTCGCAGCATTCAGGTGTTTTTCATGAATGAGAGCGCTGAGTTTCTTCTCTGCCAACCTGTGGGGGAGTGCAACGACAAGTTCCTCCAAACAGTACAAGGTggcagcgagggcgaggagTCTCCGCAAGAAACAGCGCGGCGTGAGACGTGGGAGGAGATTGGACTGAATCTCGAGAAGGACGCCACGTTTATATGCGAGGTGCgacctcctgctgctgcgatgggagaggaagggcaaGCAGGAGAGACGAGAAACGAAGCGAACGAAATCGTGTCTGaacaccgcagcgcctttCGCTACAAGAGCAAGACGTGGGCGAAGCAGGGCATTAGAGGCCAAGAGCTCTACCCCCTGTTGTACTTCTTGGGGCGGGAGAAGATGCAACACATCAACACACATGGGTGGGAGCGCGGCATTCGAGCAGAGTTTCGCTCAGTCAAGTGGGGGATGTTGGCTGAGTTGGTAGAGAAGGCACCACCTTCGAAGAAGGCAGTGATGAAATCCGTGTGCTccgccgtggctgccgctgctaaGTCGTTCGTGGAGTCGTGtagctcctccaccgccggaCTGCCGAACGTGATCAGCGAGGAGCCCTTAGTAGCTTAG
- a CDS encoding hypothetical protein (TriTrypDB/GeneDB-style sysID: LpmP.32.1620) yields the protein MTLLEKDRSVRHEPQRTLPCTYGEEPDSGSLLQERRGIAPTSNRQLHEATQQYTKSHGVHVDNAARLAAEKEVPHTFRSRRPPMKEVHAKLFVLFIFGAFCTFVGFNVAHLPLPSARHDVAGSSLPTDKAALITLSNSHSEERFKFAKQIALTDVPYLMPWHEEEHLAMLFIWRLLYRSLKTDLDQFETHLRSISPVGTTVLGLGGSAKHELPKVIIEVVEAHAGYITTSLAHFLSTTYVFSVVTSAPTVQRYGRDGVRRGYTRGADSVYDSRKEDLAAERQAHALNVAAIVERVLANPAADRAVEGSYQPHSNALQPTLDGDIQRTSAKRTGNSGGSGEGSVAQGKTETATATWSSSHFCLCVPRHDLNFSYYINIAAQGLRVNYQVVLSPHITLRSARTVAEFDGALRALLTQANVASFIALPWLSKRNSAQTDRADNSESARQRSSLPEQELVDYESWYGDSRPTPLQVLQRTLRGPEVETQYTVLVVSLGSRWWSGAFRELFRVELKKKTQEQHLTNVTSRSTTFAPDSPRVTVKDVPAANDASDSVMFTPILLTPTTANMFDCTARQALLGCMERAVHGSCAHF from the coding sequence ATGACACTGCTGGAGAAAGATCGAAGCGTGCGACATGAACCCCAGCGCACCCTTCCATGTACGTATGGGGAGGAGCCAGACAGTGGTAGTTTGCTCCAAGAACGCCGGGGTATTGCACCCACCAGCAACAGACAGCTGCACGAAGCGACGCAGCAGTATACCAAGTCGCACGGGGTGCACGTGGATAACGCCGCCAGGCTCGCTGCTGAAAAGGAGGTTCCGCACACCTTCCGCTCTCGGCGGCCACCAATGAAGGAGGTGCACGCAAAGTTGTTTGTTCTCTTTATATTCGGCGCCTTCTGCACGTTTGTCGGCTTTAACGTGGCacatctgccgctgccgagcgcGAGGCACGACGTTGCGGGTTCGAGCCTTCCGACAGATAAGGCTGCGCTAATTACATTGTCGAATTCTCACTCAGAGGAGCGCTTCAAGTTTGCAAAACAAATCGCCCTCACGGATGTACCATATCTGATGCCGTGGCACGAGGAAGAGCACCTGGCGATGCTTTTCATATGGCGTCTTCTCTACCGGAGCCTCAAGACGGATCTGGACCAGTTTGAGACACACCTGCGCAGCATCTCCCCCGTCGGTACCACCGTGTTGGGGCTCGGCGGCTCAGCCAAACACGAGCTGCCAAAGGTCATTATTGAGGTTGTGGAAGCGCACGCCGGATACATTACGACATCGCTAGCACACTTTCTATCGACCACATACGTGTTCAGCGTCGTGACGAGCGCCCCTACAGTGCAGCGGTACGGAAGGGATGGTGTACGCCGTGGCTACACGCGTGGTGCCGACAGCGTATACGACTCTCGAAAGGAAGACTTGGCCGCAGAACGtcaggcacacgcactgaaTGTGGCCGCTATTGTGGAGCGCGTGCTAGCGAACCCTGCCGCTGATAGGGCTGTCGAAGGCTCGTACCAGCCGCACAGCAATGCGTTGCAGCCCACTCTGGATGGGGACATTCAAAGGACCTCTGCCAAAAGGACTGGTAACAGTGGTGGCTCCGGTGAAGGGAGTGTGGCGCAGGGGAAAACTGAGACCGCTACAGCGACCTGGTCATCCTCTCATTTCTGTTTGTGCGTTCCGCGACATGACCTCAACTTCAGCTACTACATTAATATCGCAGCACAGGGGCTACGCGTCAACTACCAGGTggtcctctcccctcacatTACTCTCCGAAGTGCTCGAACGGTAGCGGAGTTTGATGGAGCACTGCGCGCTCTCCTGACGCAGGCCAACGTTGCCTCTTTCATTGCTCTGCCGTGGCTCTCCAAGCGCAACAGTGCTCAGACGGACCGCGCCGACAATAGCGAgtcggcgcggcagcgtaGCAGTTTACCTGAGCAGGAACTCGTTGACTACGAAAGCTGGTATGGCGACAGCCGGCCGACCCCgttgcaggtgctgcagcgcacactCAGGGGGCCGGAGGTGGAGACCCAGTACACCGTCTTGGTTGTGTCTCTTGGGTCGCGGTGGTGGTCCGGGGCCTTTCGAGAGCTGTTCCGTGTGGAGttgaagaagaagacgcaAGAGCAGCATCTTACCAACGTGACGAGTCGTTCAACCACATTCGCTCCAGACTCCCCTAGAGTTACGGTGAAAGACGTACCCGCGGCTAACGACGCATCAGACAGCGTTATGTTTACACCCATACTACTCACCCCGACCACCGCGAACATGTTTGACTGCACTGCAAGGCAGGCTCTTCTTGGCTGCATGGAGCGTGCGGTGCatggcagctgcgcgcaTTTCTAA